The Balaenoptera ricei isolate mBalRic1 chromosome X, mBalRic1.hap2, whole genome shotgun sequence region cgcagtggttgagaatctgcctgctaatgcaggggacacgggttcgagccctggtctgggaagatcccacatgccacggagcagctgggcccgtgagccacaactactgagcctgcgcgtctggagcctgtgccccgcgacgagaggggccgcgatagtgaaaggcccgcgcaccgcgatgaagagcggtccctgcaccgcgatgaagagtggcccccacttgcctcaactagagaaagccctcgcatgaaccgaagacccaacacagccaaaaataaaataaaataaataaataaagtagctataaaaaaaaaaaaaaaaaaaaaaaatacacaccccAAACAAACATTTGGATGAACTGTAAACTAGAAGGCAGGAGAAGATGTTCCTGGCCAATTCCTAGTTTTTCCCATAGAACATTATTTATTGTACCTTTCTAAGCCGGTACCCCTGCTTGCCCAAGGGGTCCTGGTTGATGGCAATTACATCCTTATCCTGAAGAAGGGCTTTGGCTTCAAGGCTGATGTGTCGGAGATCATTGGACATGAGTAATGGAGCTGCCATGATAGCCCAGAGGGCCATCTGAGTTATTTGCTGATCCCGGCTGAGGCCAAAGTTGCCAATCACCAACTGGGACAAAGAATGAAGAATtcaagtgagggacttccctggtggcgcagtggttaagactccacactcccaacgcagggggcctgggttcgatccctggtcagggaactagatcccacatgcatgccgcaactaaggagcccggctgccacaactaaggagcctgcaagccgcaactaaggagcccacctgctgcaactaagacctggcgcaaccaaataaataataaataaataaatagatttttaaaaaaagaattcaagtgAGATAAGACAAAACATTCTTAAAGTTGCCTAGACATACAGACAAGTCACCTTCCAGGGCACCCTGCTCTGAGTACTCTCACATAAAGCCTGCTCCCAGGAACTTCTCCCTTCTGATTTATCTTGAGTGTCAAGTAGGAAACAGGTCCACTGCAGGGGCTTGAACAGGAGGGCTCAGGTTCTTACCATATCTGGATCATTCCAACCTCCTGGTCCTGCGACAGGAACAATCCTCTCCTGGTTAGAAGTTGTCCAGTCCAAGATACTCCTTATACTTTGCCAAGAATCATAAACATCAGCAAAGTTTCTCCAGTGATTGCAGTACTCTCGGATTTCTGTGTAATTGGGCTGTGAAAACAGAGATAACTCTTCTGTTTACTTTCTACTAATATTCTTGTGATATGAAAACAATCATGTTTAAAAAAGGCTCTCGTAGCCTCTTTAGTTTACAGATTAAAGGTCTCCATGAGGAGAGCTAAATCCTTATTATAATGGAATTTTGTTGTAAGAAGTTTGCGTCAGAAGTAGGCTATATAACTTAAAATCTTACTTAAAATGGCTTTAACACTGTTCTTGCTGGAAATTTACCAAACGGTAACTAggtacagtagtccccccttatctgcGGGAGATACATTCCAAGactcccagtggatgcctgaaaccacagatagTACCAAACTGTATATATACTACGTTTTTTCCTGTACAGGTACTAACGGGTGGGTAGCGTACACAGCATGCATACGCTGGACAAAAGGATGATTCATGTCCCAGGCGGGACGGAGTGGGATGGTGCGAGATTTTATCACGCTACTCAGAATggtgtgcaatttaaaacttatgaattgtttatttatggaattttccatttaatattttcatattgcACTTGACAGTgggtaactgaaactgcagaaagcaAAACCATGGATGGGGGGACCACTGTACTGGGATTatggaagattttaatttttttcacacttcactgtattttcaaacttttccaaaatgaacatgtattacttttataatcagaaataaaTACAACGATCtcctaatataatattgtaaatcaactatacttcaataaaaaataactaaaatgattttaataaGTAAAAGCTGCAAATTACACAGGACTCGGCAAGCATATGATAAGGCAATTTGAATCCTAGGCATAtaatttgttgaaggaatgaataaaagttTGTAGATAGGCAGGTGGGATATCTGAGGTTTAAGATGTTGAGAAAGAGGTGAGAGAATTTTGCAGAGATTAGAAGGAGACAACAGGGATTCATTCCATAAATAATTATTCAACACTTACCATATGGTAGGGATACAGTGATAAAGtcagacaaggtccctgccctcctggagcttacattctaatggaggagacagacaatagGCAAATCAACAAATAATTCCATATAGTGCTAAGCCCTTAGAAGGAAATTGAATAGGTTAACATGATAAAGAATGAAGTGGGCTGATTCAGGATATAGTTTGTAGATAGTACTAAGAGGATTGCTGGTGGATAGGTTGGGAACCATGAGACAAAAGGAAGAATCAAAGATGACTGGCTTCCCAACTGATGGTAGCTTAGTCTCCAATTATAGCAGTGGGGATGGTGAGAAGTGGGTGGATCCTGGGAGAGATGGTAGGATGAGAGTGTTAAGTAAGGTTGGACTTTGACAGGGACCTTCGTCTCCTTTGTTCTTGAGTTCTGAATATCTATCAGCAAGGCCCTGTTGGACTCTGCGCTCACTAGCTCACCTTAAAAATGGGCCACATATAAAGGGGCCACTCACAGGAGTACACAATGCTTCTGCCAGTCCTGTTCAGGGCCAAGGACATGTGCTTATAACCTGTATGAGAAAACAATGTGTAAAATAAGGGAAAGAAGGGAATTTCCAGCTGGGGCTGTATATCTTTAAAAGAGGCTGCCTGGAAGGgccatgtttatattttaaaccaGCAGCAGAGACAGGTGACTGCTCTGTGCTTACACTGTGTGTAGTACTGCACAGACTGCTGGGATTGTTCCAAGGAGACAGTGTGGGATGGTGCATATATTGAGGAGAGGCAGGAATGAAGATGCTCCTCTCTCTGTGACTGTTTGACATTCTGGATGCTTTTCCAAGTGATGGATGGAGAGTTACAATTACTATTTGTAATGAACTCAGAGCCCTCTTGAATTAAAAGTGCACGGTATTAGCTGTGGTTAGGCACACATGGATTTTACATGcgtgaatgaacaaatgcatgGACAAACTGCAAGAAGAGAAGAGGCAGGAGCTCTGGCACATTGAGAATAATTATTTCCAGTATTGTGACTGGGTATTTCCAACGTGAGGATTAGTTCTTTGGATGCTCAGCTACCTTGGCCTCAAAGTTCTGCCCTTTGCTCATGGCTAAATCTTTTGAATGAAACATACCATCTGCCAAATGTTTTATACTGTCACAGTAACAACCGTCAAATTTTAGCAGATCTACTCCCCAGTCAGCAAAGGTCTCGGCATCAATGTCATAGTATCCAAAACTCCCAGGGAAGCCTGCGCAGGTTTTATTTCCAACATCTGCATAAATCCCTAGCTTCAGTCCTTTGCTATGGACctgaaatgagagaaaagagtCACCTCAGTAGGAGGGCAATCATGAAGTAGAGAGAACCACTCCAGGCTGGAGGCAGAGACCAGTACACTTCACCAGGTACTGGCGGGCTTTGCCCCCATCCCAAAACCCCCAAAATTATCCAGATGAGTTTGTTGGAAGATAAAGAGCAAAGTCTCCAATTCTGCTGAGTTCAAACTATACATGTAACTATAGCATAGAACTGAAGGGAAAGTTGTCAGTTGCTCTAATCTTCCTCtgatgggatcttttttttttataaatttatttatttatttttggctgtgttgggtctttgttgctgcgcatgggctttccctagttgtggcgagcaggggctactctttgttgcgctgCGTGGGCTCTGATGGGATCTTAAAAGTTACCTTTTCAGGTCAATGATAGATTTATCTggacaaagactctctccttgaccaaacctTAGGCCCCTCTGAAACCTCTTCTCACGTAGGCCTCTACCTTGGTCTTCCGtgtccagttttagcaagaatcctgcgaaggggcttccctggtggcgcagtggttgagagtctgcctgccaatgcaggggacacgggttcgagccctggtctgggaagatcccacatgccgcggagcaactgggcccgtgagccacaactgctgagcctgcgcgtctggagcctgtgctccgcaacgagaggccgcgatagtgagaggcccgcgcaccgcgatgaagagtggcccccgcttgccgcaactggagaaagccctcgcacagaaacgaagacccaacacagccaaaaataaataaattaaaaaaaaaaaaaaagaatcctgcgAAGTCATCTCCCCACCTTTTGATATCTGATCAAATTCCTTATGCCCCACCCTTGATGTCTaagtcctcagcctgcctttagCAAGAATTCCCCTCCTCCTGATGTCTcatcttagtaattttccatccactgacccccacAATCTGCTCGTTGGCTATAAAACCCCACTCCTCTTTGGTGGATTTGGGACTGAGCTTGGCTCTTCCCCCCATTGCAGTAGTACTGAATTGTACTCAGTATCTCTCTTCACTGCCTTTAACTAGTGTCCAGCTCTATTACTCTTTAACAATCTCCAGAATATATCCCTTCTATCTTCTAAAACTCTAGTTTATAGTACAACTGTGATAGCTGCTCAAAGCTTATATGGAAATACATGCACACATGTCAAGAACCAAGTTCCTTTTTCCTCCTAGAGAATTCACCGGTTTCTGCAAAAGGAGAACTTCTTCAAGATGGGCCTCAAGAACTATTGCAAAACACAGATCTGCTGATGGGATGAAAGTTCCACCTGATAAGCCTTAGAATTCATTGTTGGGATAACAGCAGCTATTTTGCTTTCTAAGTGTTTCTGAGCAAGCTTAGGTACAGAAGTGCTTATAGTCTCctgaatgaaaaagagaaatatctaTAAACTCACATAATTAGCGAGGCGGCGGATCCCACCAGGAAAGCGTTTAGAGTCTGCCTGAAGTCTGCCTTCTGAATCTCTTTCGGGAGCCATCCAACAGTCATCAATGCAGAGGTACTCATAGCCTACGTCCTTCCAGCCATCTGAGGCCATGATCTCAGCTATCTGCATAAAGAGCTTCTCACTGAAAGAGAAATTCCAAGAATCATTACAATTCATTAAACAAATGCTTGGGTACTCCTATTTGTTAAGCATCTTGGggttttgcaatttatttttcaaCCCAGTAATAATTTGGTAGTAATCACAACCAATGCAAGGTAAAATGGACTAGGCCCTTTTTCTTCTCACTCCTTTCCCCTCTACCCTAAGAACGCCAAACAATTAAAAGAGGAATGAGAAATACGTGAAATTGAAAAGGCTATTAGAATTAAGAAGACAGTTCACTAAAGTAAAACTACAAAGTTAACATAATCAACAGCTTCTTTAGATATCAGCAATGACCTATTCGGAGAAAAAGACACCATTCACAAGAGAAACCAAAAAAGCAACAGATAAAACCTAAAATACCTagaggtaattttaaaattatgtgcagGGCTCATCTGAATAAAACTGTGATGTTCCcaaattatttgaataaatggagagacattatTTTGCTCTTGAATAGGAAAactcaatactaaaaaaaaggTAATTCTCCCTATACACTTCTAGACATTTAATAAAACCCTGGACAAATCCCCAAAGGACTTTTTAAGGAACTTCGCAACATGACTCAAAAAGTTCACCTCAAAGATTAAACAGGTGAACAGTCTACAAAAGATAAATGAAGCTAGTGTAGTACCATTAGCATTAGAATACACAGATCAATGTAATCAAAGAGAAAGTTCAGAAAGAGATCCTTCCAGCCATTTGATACCATGAAATTTAGTATATATTAAATGTAGTATTGCTTACAGGAGAATAAagtccagatggattaaagatttaaatactttaaaaacacataaaaatactaGTACAAAATATACATGACTATGTTATCTTCAGGTAGGAAAGAACTTTCTCTGCATGATGCTGGAGccagaaataataaaggaaaaacctGATGTTTGATACATAAATATCAAAACCAAAATACAGCAAGAACCACtgtattgggaattccctggtggtccagtggttaggactccgcgcgctttcactgctgagggcccaggttcgatccctggtcagggaactaagatcccacaagccatgcagcgtggctttaaaaaaaaaaaaaaaaaaaaaaagaaccactgtaTTCACAACATATGATagaccaaaaacaaagaaaaaccaaaacgtacacaaacaaaaagaacccCAAACATACCAGATGGAAAATAGGGAACTAACAAAGTGCAGGAAAGAAACCACGCAAAGAGCCAATTTAACTTTTAAAGctcttattctgtgccaggcactcactCTTTAATTTAGAAAGGGTAATTAGTTTGCCCAAGATCACCTGGCTAAGTAATAATaagctagaatttgaacccaggcaggcagACTTCAGAGTCTTGCGGTTAACTGCTCACAACATAAACGTGAtctcatttttattgaaaatcactttaaaaagaaatctgtttttatttacatagaaaaaaattgaaaggtcgtatattaacattttaaccatGATTATTTCTGGGTGGTGGAATGAggggaatctttatttttattatactctTCTTTACCATCTACAATTTTTGCCATGATCATGCATTAATTTTACAaccagatacaaaaataagacaacCACCACTTAGGAAACaaggaagagacaaagaaagaaatatgtgaTGGCCATAATTTACCCCAGGGTCACGATGGATGGATTTAGTCTGAAACTTAGCAAGCCAATTAATTCTGTCATGTTTGACCAACATCCTGACTTCATCTGTAAAGACATTCATAGGAATAACTTATGGCCACTGGGATGTTACCATGACCGCTGCTTACAGAGGGGTCTTTGCACCAAAGGTgtctttattatgttttaaacaaTATCTATCAGTGATTCTTAACCGTTTCTAGGTCACGGATCCCTTTGAGAATGTGAACAAAGCTCAAGATCCTCTCTTCAGAAAAACATACATACTCATATTTGCAGATTTGCATTAATTTTCCCATGGATTCCAGGTTAAGAACATTTCTTCTATATGCCTAATTGAGGAGTCTGGTACTGCATTGTACTTTCTCCTTTAAATGGGTTATCTAATTGAAAGTCAACCTGTGTGAGATAAGAACTATTTTACCTATCCTCAGAGTCGTTCCCTGAGATGAGCTGTTTTCCCAATTTACAGACGAGGGATGTGTGAGTCAGAAAGGATCAATACCTGTCTTATCCACCTTCCACAGATAAAGATCCTCCACTTCAACCTTCCAAGCACACGCCATACCCAAGGGCTACGGGGTGGGGAGATCTCAGAGACTCCATGGTCACTCTAAATTCCCTCCAGTTACAGCCAAGGAACCCGTGaccccaaaaggagaagaaacggCACGCGTCTTAGTCCTCTGTCTCTCCTATTCACCACAGCTGTCCTCACTGCTAGTACCCAGCAGAGACAGAGCAGCAGATCTCAATAAGGCTCTGAACGGAACTGGATGGTAAATGGAGAAAGTCCTTAGTTGGATGATCAATCAGAGAGAGGCGGAGAAGCAGAGGTCGCTGGCCGGACTCCCACGCCAAGAGGGGTCACATGGAGAGAATTTAGGACTAGTCCCCATCCAGGGCAGTCTGCTGGGGATAAAAAAGCAGCAGCAACAGGGGAGCTCTCCCTCGGGCTCAAATTTTCTCGCTgagacccccccacccctccaaacACAGCCAGACAAATACACGTTAAGGCGAAGGGAAGCGGGTACCCAATATCGCTGATACCTGACACAGGAATCCGGCTCTTCTTGGCAGTTCACGTTGCACATGAAGCGCTCCCAGTGCAGCCAGCCCATGGTAGGGGTCATCGCCAAGCCATTGTCGAGGGCCCGGGCCACAGGGAGCCCCCAGagaaacagggccaggaagcaaaAGGCCAGCACGCAGCCCAGCCGCCGGACTCTGCTCACCAGCTTCATCGTCGCTGTCATCACGCAGCACAGATTTCCACGAGTCACCTGGGCTTTTAAATTTAACCTTAAGAGCTAAAAAGGCAGAGGCGGCCCGGGGAACCCGCTTTCGTCCTCATCACCAATCACCGGTGAGTTATTAAGCCCTGACCCGATTGTTTCTCCGGCAACTGGGACGGTTATTCCCAGAGGCGGACCAATGACCAGTCATAGAAGACGCGCCGCCACCAAccactctctctcttcctggatATCGACCCGCCCTATTTTCGTACCAGAAGGAAGTGCGGCACTTTAATAATCCCGAGTTAGAGCAGCGCGGTGCTCACGTGACCCAGATCTCACATGACGTAGATCCTCACGTGACCAAACGCTTACGTGAGCAGAAGTAGTTCTGGTCGTCGTCTACCGTCTCGCTATAAGCCGTttgagggaagaaagaggaaaattatCCGGTATCGTTAGAGGTTGGTGTGTGGGTGGGAaacggggacccgggggtggtgATGATGCAGACCAAAGCGGGGTCCGCGGGCCGCCTCCGCCTTTTTCGTTCTCTGCTTTCCCCTCCCccgcacccccctccccccatctcagTGCCGGGAAGCCGCCTTTGCTGCGCCTGGTGGGGAAATGGTGGACGCTCGTgactgtgtctgtgttttttgtATATCTATCTGTCTGGGCGGGTCTCAAAGGACCCTTAAGAGAAACCGTAAGCTGGAAAGCATTTGAAAACCACGTCCCTGGATTAGGAAAAACAGATTTTGAGTCCAGTGGCCTGAATGCTGGTCCGTCCCTTCAGGCACCCAGTCTCCAGTGCCtgattgtctgtctgtctgtctgtctgtaggGGGAGGCACATCTAGGCAAATGCTGCGTGCCTGACCGAGGCGCCCAATGAATTTTTTTactgaattaaatatttaaataacgtTTATTTTTCGGCTTATAACAATCTACGTGCTCAGTTTTGGACTTTGGAAAAATAATAGTatgctataaattttaaaaaatacacgtAATTCATCACTCGGAGATAACTACTCAGCATTTTGGTCTGTAAAACGTCTGTATATAACACACAcataaatgcacaaattcttaacTCACAAGTGGAATCCTGGTTCCTACTTCAGGCAACAGAGTCCTCGTGGCCTTCCCAGGAGACACAGTGATGAAGCAGAACCTCCCTGCCACCACAGAGGGGATGTTAAGGCCTAGAGGGCTGCAGGGACATTAAATGGGATGGGTCGTCCAAGAGATAAGGCAAGCAAAAACCAGGGCGTTAATCTGTCACTCAGACCTAGAGATGGTCTACAGGAAGACTGTTATCACTGCACGTGCAGTGTTCCAGGCACATAATAGGCAATTAGTGAATGTTGACTTGAATCCTCAGTGTAGTTTTAGGGCAGTTAGTACACTTTGTACTTACTTTCCAAGAGGCCCAGTGTTCCCAGACCATGTCAGATAAGCCATGCACatacaaaattagaaaattttatcaaatttgcTATACTAAATCCCagaaaagtaaacatttaaacttgttttctgttatttttttgctGAAATAAAAGTGATTGCTCTCTATAGAAAATTAAGAATgcacaaaaaattgaaaaaaagttgAGAAAGCTATAAACCTACCACCTAGAGTAGCCACTATTAACATGTGACATATTCCCCATGCATGTACTTTTgtaacattgttttttaaattccaattacagtgatttttaaaaattagaactatTTAGAAGTATATAGGGTAAAAAGTGAAATTCCACTACACTCTTCCTACCCACCAGTGCTCATTTTCTCAGAAAACAACTTAAATGCTTCCAAAACTTCTGTGAatttgcatacatatatatgtgcctgcttatattttaaaataagcaggATCATACTCTACATGTTccttcatttaatatattttggaaatcttcCTAGGTcagggcagatttttttttaaacagctgcaCAGCATTCTGTTTTAAGGATAAAATATAATTCACTCAGCCACCCCCCTATTAATGGATAATTAGGTTTCTAATTTTCTGCCATTACTAACAGTGTGGCAGTGAACATTTGTGAGTATTTCTGTTGACCAGGTTCCTGGAAGGAATTCTAGCATGATCGAAGGATATGTGAACATATATCTTTTTCATAGTTGAGATTATAAAACAGTTATGATCTTGGGTCACTTAAGATTATAGCATAAGTAATTTCTCATGTTATtagatattttttataatttttaaagtgtgtaaTATCTTATCTTTCTTAGTAA contains the following coding sequences:
- the GLA gene encoding alpha-galactosidase A produces the protein MTATMKLVSRVRRLGCVLAFCFLALFLWGLPVARALDNGLAMTPTMGWLHWERFMCNVNCQEEPDSCVSEKLFMQIAEIMASDGWKDVGYEYLCIDDCWMAPERDSEGRLQADSKRFPGGIRRLANYVHSKGLKLGIYADVGNKTCAGFPGSFGYYDIDAETFADWGVDLLKFDGCYCDSIKHLADGYKHMSLALNRTGRSIVYSCEWPLYMWPIFKPNYTEIREYCNHWRNFADVYDSWQSIRSILDWTTSNQERIVPVAGPGGWNDPDMLVIGNFGLSRDQQITQMALWAIMAAPLLMSNDLRHISLEAKALLQDKDVIAINQDPLGKQGYRLRKEDNFEVWERPLSNLAWAVAMVNLQEIGGPRSYTISLTSLGQGLACNPDCLITQLLPVKRKLGFYEWTSSLKTQINPTGTVLLRLERAS